One Roseomonas gilardii subsp. gilardii genomic region harbors:
- a CDS encoding ABC transporter substrate-binding protein, with amino-acid sequence MLKRALLGGIAALSLTLATAEGRAQELTMGVGAQVTSMDPHYHNLTPNSAVAGMVFGTLVATDANVRPQPGLALSWRPVDDTTWEFKLRPGVKFHNGRDFTAEDVAFTIARVPTVPNSPSSFAQYVRAIQRVEIVDPLTVRFHTETPYPLLPTDLVNVMMLDRETHEGVTTEDFNSGKAAIGTGPFRLVSYRSGDRIELERNDAYWGDRPHWSKVHYRMITSDAARTAALLAGDVDVIDQVPTSDLKRLRGDKRITVAETVGLRLIYLAMDQGNEGDSPFVTGPDGQKLGRNPLRDARVRKALSIAIDRQAIASRVMEDATVPTGQVMAEGTTGYVPDLPAPKADPEAAKKLLAEAGYPQGFRITIHGPNDRYMNDARIIQAVGQMWTRIGVRTQVDAQPFTAFIARASRGDTSVHLMGLAATSGEASTMLRALLATQDKELGTGASNRGHYSNPAFDTKLNEAMRTLDDAKREAILQEATRMAMADTGLIPIHIQKNAWALRHGLTIDARADEYTRAQDVRPAD; translated from the coding sequence ATGCTGAAACGCGCACTTCTCGGCGGGATCGCCGCGCTCTCGCTCACCCTCGCCACGGCGGAGGGGCGCGCGCAGGAGCTGACCATGGGCGTGGGCGCGCAGGTCACCTCTATGGACCCGCACTACCACAACCTCACGCCCAATTCGGCCGTGGCCGGGATGGTCTTCGGCACGCTGGTCGCCACGGATGCCAATGTGCGGCCGCAGCCGGGCCTCGCCTTGTCCTGGCGCCCGGTGGACGACACGACCTGGGAGTTCAAGCTGCGCCCCGGCGTGAAGTTCCACAACGGGCGGGACTTCACGGCGGAGGACGTGGCCTTCACCATCGCGCGCGTGCCGACGGTGCCGAACTCGCCTTCCTCCTTCGCGCAGTATGTCCGGGCCATCCAGCGCGTCGAGATCGTCGATCCGCTGACCGTGCGCTTCCACACGGAAACCCCCTATCCGCTGCTGCCGACCGACCTCGTCAACGTCATGATGCTCGACCGCGAGACCCATGAGGGCGTGACGACCGAGGACTTCAACAGCGGCAAGGCGGCGATCGGCACCGGCCCCTTCCGCCTCGTCTCCTACCGCAGCGGCGACCGGATCGAGCTGGAGCGCAACGACGCCTACTGGGGCGACAGGCCGCACTGGTCCAAGGTGCATTACCGCATGATCACCAGCGATGCCGCGCGCACCGCGGCGCTGCTGGCGGGCGATGTGGACGTGATCGACCAGGTGCCGACCAGCGACCTGAAGCGGCTGCGCGGCGACAAGCGGATCACGGTCGCGGAAACCGTCGGGCTGCGCCTGATCTATCTCGCGATGGACCAGGGCAACGAGGGCGACTCGCCCTTCGTCACCGGGCCGGACGGGCAGAAGCTGGGCCGCAACCCGCTGCGCGACGCGCGGGTGCGCAAGGCGCTGTCGATCGCCATCGACCGCCAGGCCATCGCGTCACGGGTGATGGAGGATGCGACCGTCCCCACCGGGCAGGTGATGGCGGAAGGCACCACCGGCTATGTGCCCGACCTGCCGGCGCCAAAGGCCGATCCGGAGGCGGCGAAGAAGCTGCTGGCCGAGGCGGGCTATCCGCAGGGCTTCCGCATCACCATCCACGGCCCCAACGACCGCTACATGAACGATGCGCGGATCATCCAGGCGGTCGGGCAGATGTGGACGCGCATCGGCGTGCGCACCCAGGTCGATGCGCAGCCCTTCACCGCCTTCATCGCCCGCGCCAGCCGTGGCGACACCAGCGTCCACCTGATGGGCCTCGCGGCCACCAGCGGCGAGGCCTCCACCATGCTGCGCGCCCTGCTGGCGACGCAGGACAAGGAGCTGGGCACGGGCGCCTCGAACCGCGGGCACTATTCGAACCCCGCCTTCGACACGAAGCTGAACGAGGCCATGCGCACGCTCGACGACGCGAAGCGGGAGGCGATCCTGCAGGAGGCGACGCGGATGGCGATGGCGGATACGGGGCTGATCCCGATCCACATCCAGAAGAACGCCTGGGCGCTGCGCCACGGGCTGACCATCGATGCCCGCGCGGACGAGTACACGCGGGCCCAAGACGTGCGCCCAGCGGACTGA